In Saccharomyces paradoxus chromosome IV, complete sequence, the DNA window AGCAAGGTATTCCGTTACGAGTTGCCTTGCATTTTCCCATGCGTATCAAACAGGTATTATTCAAGATAGGTTATTTGCATTTACGAGTAATCATGAATAGCCCCACTGTACGGTGAGATCAGTTTCTCTTCACGTTTCTTCAGGACCAGCGCGAACGCGAATTAAAATATTCGAACTATATATAGATATGCCGTTTCTTGCCCCAACGGAAGTAGTTGGTTGAAAATAAAGCAACCAAGAGGGTAGGAGAATACAAATCATGTTTTCTTAAACAGCACTTTGATTCTACCTGTTTAATTGATGCATTGCTGTTCGGCCGGGTACCAACTCTCGcgcaattttttttccttttcttttgacaGTATATACGGAGTGAAAAACAGACTTCCCATAACAGCATATTACGTGGGGTCGTAGTACAGGTTGCCGTTTATGATTCTATATTCAGGGCTCAGAGCGCATCACTATCGGTAGTGTAAAATCAACGTGCATAGAAGCAAAACACacaaagtttctttttttttttcagaaataaTGAGCAGTGACATCGCATACTCAAATATAAACACCACCACAGAAAATGGGAAGCCCAATACCAGCGCCGGCGTAGATGTAGATGTAAATACAAATGCAAATGCAAATACAAATGCAAATGCAAATGCAGATCTGAACCTTCCCACGGTCGACGAACAAAGACAGTATAAGGTACAACTGCTACTGCATATCAATAGCATACTACTTGCTAGAGTTATTCAGATGAACAATAGTTTACAGAACAATCTACAAAacaatataaataatagcaataacaataatattatcagAATACAGCAACTTATATCCCAGTTCCTCAAAAGGGTTCATGCCAATCTTCAATGCATATCTCAGATAAACCAAGGAGTACCCTCAGCAAAACCTCTGATCCTCACGCCTCCTCAGCTAGCCAACCAGCAACAACCTCCACAGGATATTCTTTCTAAACTCTATCTTCTCCTGGCAAGAGTATTCGAAATATGGTAGAAGAACTCTGTCccttttcccttttttttttacttttgcTATTTTGAAATGATTTTCAGCTACAAGTGTTACTGAATATCCGCAGACCAACAAGCACAGGAAGGATAAGAAAATGGGAAAAccaaaacagaaaagaaaagacaagaaCAACTACTCGTAGTACTATCACATGACCCCACTGTACGTAACATAAcgtaaataataatattagtATTACAAAATATATGAGATCAGGCGTTATTCTCTTATTGCCAACCCAATTTAACAGTGCTTTTCTAAAAGCTACACCGAGAGGCACTCGTCATTGTCGCAGTAatcatcgtcatcttcatcatgcACGTTGATAGCGGAAGCCTAATCTCAAACACCTACTTGGTTTACTCTACGCCATTTGGAGCGTAGCCCCTTCTCCTTTGactctttgattttttccttcccCTCCTTCTCTTCTGGCCCAGCCTAACCTAGTCTAGCCTCGCTGGATTTTTGACCCCCTCCTTCCGACGGTCAACCCCTTCCTTCTATTCTCTTCTCGCTCTGTACGTACAGAacttggaaaaagaaaaattggtgCCATACAGGGAAATAGTCAGTGAGACGGAGCGGCCGAGGGTCTGCTTATAGGGGTTGGTTACACTTTTACTATGACGATCAAGGAGAGACAATCTCGACTCTCATTCTCTTTGGGACAATACACCTTTAACCCCCCATTTTCGGACATCCCTGGAAAGTTTCAGCTGATTCATTTAAATACTATTAATTTTCGTGTACTTTCGGAGATCTTTCTAATAGCTTCCCTTACATTTTTCAGTTTAAtataaggaaaaagaaaacaccATTACGAATAGCAAACCAACGTACCTAGGTCACGTTGAGCAAGCAATAAAAACCAAAAGAACACCGCCTTGTCACTATTTCTGTTTCTGTGCCGAAATGACCACCACCGCCCAAGACAATTCCCCCAAGAGGAGACAGCGTATCATCAATTGTGTGACGCAACTGCCCTACAAAATTCAATTGGGTGAAAGCAACGATGACTGGAAGATATCTGCTACCACAGGCAACAGTGCGTTATATTCTTCTCTAGAGTATCTACAGTTTGATTCTACAGAGTATGAGCAACACGTTGTTGGCTGGACCGGTGAAATAACAAGAACCGAACGCAACCTGTTTACTAAAGAAGCCAAGGAAAAGCCACAAGATTTAGACGATGATCCATTATATTTAACAAAAGAGCAGATTAACGGGTTGACCACTACTCTACAAGATCACATGAAATCTGATAAAGAGGCAAAGACCGATACTACTCAAACTACTTCCGTTAGCAATAACGTCCATCCCGTTTGGCTACTTAGAAAAAACCAGAGCAGATGGAGAAATTACGCGGAAAAAGTTATTTGGCCAACTTTTCACTATATCTTGAATCCATCAAATGAAGGTgagcaagaaaagaactGGTGGTACGATTACGTCAAGTTTAATGAAGCTTATGCACAAAAAATCGGGGAAGTTTACAGGAAGGGTGATATCATCTGGATCCATGACTACTACCTACTGCTACTACCTCAACTACTGAGAATGAAGTTTAACGACGAATCCATTATTATTGGTTACTTCCACCATGCTCCCTGGCCTAGTAACGAATATTTCCGTTGTTTGCCCCGTAGAAAGCAAATCTTAGATGGTCTTGTTGGGGCCAACAGAATTTGTTTCCAAAATGAATCTTTCTCGCGTCATTTTGTATCGAGTTGTAAAAGATTATTAGACGCCACTGCCAAGAAATCTAAAAACTCTTCCAATAGCGATCAATATCAAGTCTCTGTGTACGGTGGTGACGTACTCGTAGACTCTTTGCCTATTGGTGTCAACACAACTCAAATCCTAAAAGACGCTTTCACAAAGGATATTGATTCCAAGGTTCTTTCCATCAAACAGGCTtatcaaaacaaaaaaatcattattggTAGAGATCGTTTGGATTCTGTCAGAGGCgttgttcaaaaattaaGGGCTTTTGAAACTTTCCTAGCCATGTACCCAGAATGGCGAGATCAAGTGGTACTGATCCAGGTCAGCAGCCCTACTGCTAATAGGAACTCCCCCCAAACTATTAAACTGGAACAGCAGGTCAATGAACTGGTGAACTCGATCAATTCTGAATATGGTAACTTAAATTTTTCTCCCGTCCAGCATTACTACATGAGAATTCCTAAGGATGTATACTTGTCCTTATTAAGAGTTGCAGATTTATGTTTAATCACAAGTGTTAGAGACGGTATGAATACCACTGCTTTGGAATACGTCACCGTCAAATCACACATGTCCAACTTCCTATGTTACGGTAATCCTTTGATTTTAAGTGAGTTTTCCGGCTCTAGTAACGTGTTGAAGGATGCAATTGTAGTTAACCCATGGGATTCTGTCGCTGTGGCTAAATCTATCAACATGGCTTTGAAATTGGacaaggaagaaaaaaccaATCTAGAATCAAAATTATGGAAAGAGGTTCCTACCATTCAAGATTGGACTAATAAGTTTTTAACCTCAATAAGAGAACAGGCCAcatctgatgatgatgtggaaagaaaaatgacgCCAGCACTTAATAGACCTGTTCTTTTAGAAAACTACAAGCAAGCAAAGCGTAGattgttcctttttgaTTATGATGGTACTCTGACTCCAATTGTTAAAGACCCAGCTGCGGCCATTCCATCGGCAAGACTTTATACGATTCTACAAAAATTGTGTGCTGATCCTCATAATCAAATTTGGATTATTTCAGGTCGTGACCAAaagtttttgaacaaatgGCTAGGTGGTAAACTGCCTCAACTAGGTCTAAGTGCGGAGCACGGATGTTTCATGAAAGACGTTTCTTGTCAAGATTGGGTCAACTTGACTGAAAAAGTTGATATGTCTTGGCAAGTACGCGTCAATGAGGTGATGGAAGAATTTACCACGAGGACTCCAGGTTCTTTCATTGAAAGGAAGAAAGTCGCTCTTACTTGGCATTATAGACGTACTGTTCCAGAATTGGGTGAGTTCCACGCCAAAGaactgaaagaaaaattgctATCGTTTACCGATGATTTTGATTTGGAGGTCATGGATGGTAAAGCCAATATTGAGGTTCGTCCAAGGTTCGTCAATAAGGGTGAAATAGTCAAGAGACTAGTCTGGCACCAACATGGTAAACCACAGGACATGTTAAAGGGAATCAGCGAAAAACTTCCTAAGGATGAAATGCCTGATTTCGTATTGTGTTTGGGTGATGATTTCACTGACGAGGACATGTTTAGACAGTTGAATACCATCGAAACTtgttggaaagaaaaatacccTGACCAGAAAAATCAATGGGGCAACTACGGCTTTTATCCTGTCACTGTGGGATCTGCATCCAAGAAAACTGTCGCAAAGGCTCATTTAACTGATCCTCAACAAGTTCTGGAAACTCTAGGTTTACTTGTTGGTGATGTTTCTCTCTTCCAAAGCGCTGGTACGGTCGACTTGGATTCCAGAGGTCATGTCAAGAACAGTGAAAGTAGtttgaaatcaaaactGGCATCTAAAGCTTATGTCATGAAAAGATCTGCTTCTTACACTGGTGCAAAGGTTTGAATACGCCTTTCTTCACTAAATGATTATGACCAGACAGACACTCTAAGTCTTAGTCCTTCAtactttattatttctctTGTATTGTATTTTCGAACAATCAATTTGTGGTGTTGCGACGAAGGCATATATAAATGTTTCAACCCATGTTCGTGACGATTTACATACGCATTATACCTTTATAAACTCTTGATATGTAACAACTTTATATGATATGTAACTTCTCACTACCATCACTGTTATCGAACggttttttaatattattatcatgTTACTGGTTTTATCAatcagaaaaagaaattcaatCCACTGTCCGGcggaaaagaaaaaaatctatgaatcaaaggaaaaaaagtatctTTATCACCCGTATGTATAGATGAGAAGAACGGCGTCTGGAGAAGGGAGCACGTCGAAAAACCTTTTCGGTAAAAAGGTATTACCAGAGGTCTCATTCTCATACATCAGCGTCCCAGcctctttcttttacaaCTTAGAACGGTTTAAACAGCGGTCACACGTGTCAAAAGCAGAACAGCACGAAAATAGTAATTGCATATTTCAACGGGAATATGATGGATTTAGATAAGATTATAGCATCACTGAGAGACGGGAAGCATATTCCTGAAGAAACTGTTTTTAGACTATGTTTAAATTCACAGGAATTATTAATGAATGAAGGCAACGTAACACAAGTCGATACACCAGTTACAATATGCGGTGATATACATGGTCAATTACACGATCTGCTAACGCTCTTCGAAAAGAGTGGCGGTGTAGAGAAAACAaggtatatttttttggggGATTTTGTAGATAGAGGGTTTTATTCATTGGAAAgttttttgcttttattaTGCTACAAGTTGAGATATCCCGATAGAATTACTTTGATTAGAGGTAACCACGAAACTCGCCAAATAACTAAAGTATACGGATTTTACGATGAAGTGGTAAGAAAATACGGTAACAGTAACGTATGGAGATACTGTTGTGAAGTCTTCGATTATTTATCACTGGGGGCAATAATAAACAATAGCATATTTTGTGTTCATGGTGGATTATCTCCAGATATGACTACGGTCGATGAAATACGAACGATTGACAGGAAACAAGAAGTTCCACACGAAGGTGCTATGTGTGACTTATTATGGAGTGACCCTGAAGACGTTGACACATGGTCATTATCACCAAGGGGTGCTGGGTTTCTTTTCGGTAAAAGAGAAGTTGATCAATTTTTAGAGAAAAACAACGTCCAGTTAATTGCGAGGGCCCATCAACTAGTGATGGAAGGCTATAAAGAAATGTTCGATGGTGGATTAGTGACAGTTTGGTCGGCACCGAATTACTGTTACCGGTGTGGTAACGTGGCAGCAGTATTGAAAATAGACGATGACTTGAACCGTGAATATACAATTTTTGAGGCTGTTCAAGCACAAAATGAAGTCGGAAATGCTATAATTCCAACCAAAAAATCCCAAATGGACTATTTcttataaaattttaacAATCACTCAAATTGTCAAGTgcatcatattttttctttcgttattcaaaagaaaaaaattgtaataTTACGTACTTTCGTACACATAGTAGCTAATTAACAATACGGCTATTCATTTATACTAATAAATACCCAGCTAtccgtttttttttatttttatctcttattcttttttaataCAATGCTTCACAGATACTAAGGTCCCTAAGTTATTCAcgtgtttttttctcatcgCGTtttatatgaaaaaataaaaataataaataatagaATAACTAATAATAAGCTCCGCTGTAAACGGTGACAGGTAAATTTGAAAGGAGAGTTTTTCAGTGAGTGAAGAGGAGTCTTTAATAATAAGTAATATGGAAAAATGTCGTTTGGTATACCACTTTCCCAGTTAATAGTAGAAAGTCCAAAGCCGTTAAGTAGCGGCATCACAGGATTAGATGAGATATTAAACCTCGGATTCCAGGCAAGATCGATCTATGAAATATTTGGGCCTCCAGGGATCGGCAAGACTAATTTTGGGATTCAATTAGTGTGCAATTCATTGGAAAATATGCAACAATCGGAAATGAACGAGGATAAAATTCTATGGATAGAGACCTTCCAGGAAATGCCCATAAACATATTAAGAGAACGATTTCCAGAATTTGAAATCGTGGAGGAAAATGTGAAGCGTGTCCGAATACTGAAGTTTGGACAACTGTTATATTTCTTCCAGAATTTGTTCAAATTATCTCAAAGTGCGCGGTATAAACTAGTTATAATTGATGGGTTTTCTCAATTACTTTGTGATCATTTGTGTACACTCAGTAAAAGAAGCGGCGGGATGCTAGATAAAACTATACATGAGTTAAAATGCCGGCACttgatattgatttttACGGTGATGACTAAATATACACATTCCACGGGTTCGACGATAATACTTTTGAATGACTGTATGAACACTGCCTTCCAGTCAAATGAATTTGAATCCTTGGAAGAATACTACGAAATTCTAGAAGACGGATCTAACTTCTTTGTCAATTCTAACAATGAAAGGCGTAAGAACAATGTACATATATTGAAAAGTGCACTTGTTGCCAATATTGCTATGGGAAGCAAGGATTCCACGTGGGAAGTATTTCTAAGAGATAGGATCGGTTTCTTTAGAGACTGGAATGAGCAGGTGGATGAAACGATATTTgtgaaaagcaaaagagTAAAGACGCCATCCTCGCAAAATAACGAGGGATGTACCACGATCAAAGAAATGAGaataaacaaaaggaaTTTCGAAAACTTGAGAGTAGCTATTGTTTTTAATTTACACGGCGAAGACAGAAAAAGAGGAGGGGGGAACTTGAAACGGACAAGAAGTAGTGACGATCGTAACCATATTGtcaaatttgattttgataaagcAACAGGTCAATTCCGCGACATAAATGATCAAAAACCTAGTGCAGCTAATATTGGCTCACTTCCAACATTATCAACGAGCAGCAGCAGCTGCTCACAACTGTTTGATAATGTTGACTCCGATGATAATCTATTACCAAATCTGGAGGGAAAGGAGGAGATAATTTATGATAGTGAAGGTTAATGGCAGAAGTGAAAACGGCAAACCGAAAACAataagaaatggaaaaacgACAACATTCCACCCAACAactacaaagaaaaagtcaAGGGCCACTTTGCCTATTTAGGAATTCTGACCTGTTGTGGTTTATGTGAAAACGTTTTTCCAAATTGGGATATGCAGTTCGAACCCAAAGGGGTATGTACACATACCCCAAGTACACATATTACCCTTCTAGGAGTAGTGTAAGCAACAGCTTACACAGAATTGGTAATACGATTCAACAATCCATGCATATGCCAGATTCGGACATGCATATCCCCCAACTGGATATAGGAAATGCAAGGGTAAGGCGGTATCTTCTACGAAGCGCTGCAACACGGCGACTTAAAGTTGAAGTACAACCTGCAGCAGCGGCTTTTTGTACGGTACGCCAAACTGCCAATTGGTACCGTTGCGGAAACCGAAACGGGTAATCCTCCACCCGTGGCCTATGGCCTAAAGTAGTAATAATGATTGGAATCACCTCCTAGGCGGCACTGTCTCCCCGAGAAAGCTTAGCCCCGAGGTTTACCTTCCATACACCACAGACGGTTTCACGTCATGCGGCCTTCTTTCGAGGACAAAAAGGCATATATCGCTAAAATTAGCCATCCCAAccgttattgttattatattttttattactaaAGAGGAGAGGGCCCAGCGCGCCAGGGCACGTACGGTCATTGATTACTTTATTTGGCTAAAGATCCATCCCTTCTCGATGTCATCTCTTTCCATTCTTGTgtatttttaatttcaaatggGTTTTTGTCCACCAATTTTCTAAAAATAAGACAAGCCATTAAAATGCTTTTCACTCCTCTGCTGcaataaaacaaattggTACGGTATAGCTTCAGTCACATTATTTTTAGATTGGCCGTAGGGGCTGGGGTAGAACTAGAATAAGGGACACACTCTACACTCTCTTGTACTGtcatataaatacctgGCTTATTTTATTCTCTATGACTCTGTTAATTTGTTTCTCGtctcttctcttttttatttcttctttataGTTACCAGTATACATAATTGTAATTACAAAgacaaacaaaaaaatacgtTCGCTCTATTAAGATGAAATTCTCAACTGTCCTATTATCTGCCGGTTTGGCCTCAACCACTTTGGCCCAATTTTCTAACAGTACTTCTGCTTCTTCCACCGATGTCACTTCTTCCACGTCTTCTGGTTCAGTGACCATCACATCTTCTGAAGCTCCAGAATCTGACAACGGTACCAGCACAGCTGCTCCAACTGAAGCTCCAACTGAAGCTCCAACTACAGCTATCCCAACTAACGGTACCTCTACAGAAGCTCCAACAGAAGCTCCAACCACCGCCCTTCCAACTAACGGCACTTCTACTGAAGCTCCAACTGAAGCTCCAACCACTGCCCTTCCAACTAACGGCACTTCTACTGAATCTCCAACTGTTCTTCCAACTACATCTCTACCACCAAGTAACACAACCACCACTCCTCCTTACAACCCATCTACTGACTACACCACTGACTATACTGTGGTCACTGAATACACTACTTACTGCCCAGAACCAACCACCTTCACCACCAATGGTAAGACTTACACCGTCACCGAACCAACTACATTGACCATCACTGATTGTCCATGTACCATTGAAAAGCCAACCACCACATCAACCACCGAATACACTGTGGTCACTGAATACACCACTTACTGCCCAGAACCAACCACCTTCACCACTAATGGTAAGACTTATACCGTCACCGAACCAACTACATTGACCATCACTGACTGTCCATGTACTATTGAAAAGAGTGAAGCCCCTGAGTCTTCTGCTCCAGTCACCGAATCCAAGGGTACTACCACCAAAGAAACAGGTGCTACTACCAAACATACCACAGCCAACCCAAGCCTAACTGTTTCCACAGTTGTCCCAGTTCCATCATCTGCTTCCTCTCATTCCGTTGTCATCAACAGTAACGGCGCTAATGTCGTAGTTCCAGGTGCTTTAGGTTTGGCTGGTGTTGCTATGTTATTCTTATAATAGGTGGTGTTTGACACATCCACCTTTTCCTAATGCTTTTCTTCAGtattatgtttttttttgttattcatttttcacttctGGGCTTTTTCGTCAAACTAGCCTCGTTATACCACCACCTTAGTGGGCAAGCCCCTAAATTGCGTTAAACAATATCGTTTCATGTCTGgtttattttattgaagACGATTCCTATGCGTTGCGTACAAAACGTCTTTCCATCTAAGACAGGTTCTTCTAAAAGCAGTAGGGGTAGTTTAATAATTCTTATATAATCATCATATACACTATTTTTAGTTCttaattctttaataaaAACTTACTAATGTGCTCTCCTTATTGATTTCTCATCTGTGGGAGTGATGCATGGCGGGAGCAATATGCCTGCCCTCCCTTTCTCTTTATTCAACTATATTAATGTGCAAGTTTAACCATTCATCGATATTATCTATCGATATaacaaaaactttattTGAGTTCACAGTAAAAAACTTCAGCACGTTTATCGAAGATCTAAGCAAAATGGAGAATGCTAGTAAATGTGAACAGcaaattttatcaaatttgaaatacCACTGTTTGGACAAGCTATGGGGATCCAGCTGTGCAAACCTATCATCCGAAAACTGTAAATGATCATCAATCTCATTTATTAGGACATTGtgtaattcttctttttcgtcAGTTTTTTCTAATGCCCCATGGAAGTATTTACAATATTCTTCACATGAACAGAACCAGTGCGCAATGTCTACCAGTATTGGTGGCGCTCCGTCGTTAGTATCCTTGACTATTAAGCGATACTCCAGCGACGAATTTGATGAGCCCGTATAAAACTCATCAATCAATACATCAATCAATGATGAATGTTCATTACCTTCCTTCTTATGGACTCTATTTAGTATGTATATAAACATGTCTGAAGATtctaataatgaaattgcTCGAATAAAAAGCTCCCTTGGAAacatataatataaaaaggATGCTATTGTATCATCTAGTTTCGTATCATCGCTCGTGCTAACTAGTTTAGCAAATAATTTCGAGTATTCTATCACATCCTTCGACATACTCTTCCTTGTGActcgttctttttctcccccacttcttcttcactaCTAACACCTTTCGCTTTACCGGGTTGACTTAAATGGTTATTTTTCCCGTATTAATTCCATTATATTAGGCCATCATCttctattattttttattttatagCAAATTAATAAGGGCTGAGGAACAAAAGCAATAACTCTGataagcaagaaaaatgggTCTGTTTAATTTTAAGTTTAAGTATACAAGAGCACAGCTGGAGATCTTTagattttccttttgtttgCTAGCACCTGTTGCTGTAATGTACTACATTGGTACGGATactgataaaaaattaaatgttCCAGGGTTCTGGCCAGATCCTGCAACGTTGAACCAAATACCAAAAGAGCCTTATGAGATTAAAGCTGAACTAGcaaggatgaaaaaagaacgTTTAGAGAAAAGGCTTAGgttagagaaaaaaatacaagaGGAGTTTGGCTTAGACcttgaagaggaaaaggaaaaaattaaacgGGATTTAGCTCTCAAAAAAGGATGATGAAAGAAAACCTCTAAAGGTGTATACTTGCACCTAgccagtttttcttttacttctATTCATTATTCGTACATGTACATACCTATATAGATCATCACTCCCCCTCTATATTCATTCCTGGCCCGATTGTGCAGGTCATGCCCTATCCAAATAGTATTAAAAAAGCAAAGGCAATAattattgattttcttcttcatccattggattatatatattcttaGATAATAATCTATTTAGTTCATGTTTAACAAATTCTACTTTCGATGGATCTACTAAAAGATG includes these proteins:
- the SNF11 gene encoding Snf11p (Subunit of the SWI/SNF chromatin remodeling complex~similar to YDR073W), with amino-acid sequence MSSDIAYSNINTTTENGKPNTSAGVDVDVNTNANANTNANANADLNLPTVDEQRQYKVQLLLHINSILLARVIQMNNSLQNNLQNNINNSNNNNIIRIQQLISQFLKRVHANLQCISQINQGVPSAKPLILTPPQLANQQQPPQDILSKLYLLLARVFEIW
- the TPS2 gene encoding trehalose-phosphatase TPS2 (Phosphatase subunit of the trehalose-6-P synthase/phosphatase complex~similar to YDR074W); amino-acid sequence: MTTTAQDNSPKRRQRIINCVTQLPYKIQLGESNDDWKISATTGNSALYSSLEYLQFDSTEYEQHVVGWTGEITRTERNLFTKEAKEKPQDLDDDPLYLTKEQINGLTTTLQDHMKSDKEAKTDTTQTTSVSNNVHPVWLLRKNQSRWRNYAEKVIWPTFHYILNPSNEGEQEKNWWYDYVKFNEAYAQKIGEVYRKGDIIWIHDYYLLLLPQLLRMKFNDESIIIGYFHHAPWPSNEYFRCLPRRKQILDGLVGANRICFQNESFSRHFVSSCKRLLDATAKKSKNSSNSDQYQVSVYGGDVLVDSLPIGVNTTQILKDAFTKDIDSKVLSIKQAYQNKKIIIGRDRLDSVRGVVQKLRAFETFLAMYPEWRDQVVLIQVSSPTANRNSPQTIKLEQQVNELVNSINSEYGNLNFSPVQHYYMRIPKDVYLSLLRVADLCLITSVRDGMNTTALEYVTVKSHMSNFLCYGNPLILSEFSGSSNVLKDAIVVNPWDSVAVAKSINMALKLDKEEKTNLESKLWKEVPTIQDWTNKFLTSIREQATSDDDVERKMTPALNRPVLLENYKQAKRRLFLFDYDGTLTPIVKDPAAAIPSARLYTILQKLCADPHNQIWIISGRDQKFLNKWLGGKLPQLGLSAEHGCFMKDVSCQDWVNLTEKVDMSWQVRVNEVMEEFTTRTPGSFIERKKVALTWHYRRTVPELGEFHAKELKEKLLSFTDDFDLEVMDGKANIEVRPRFVNKGEIVKRLVWHQHGKPQDMLKGISEKLPKDEMPDFVLCLGDDFTDEDMFRQLNTIETCWKEKYPDQKNQWGNYGFYPVTVGSASKKTVAKAHLTDPQQVLETLGLLVGDVSLFQSAGTVDLDSRGHVKNSESSLKSKLASKAYVMKRSASYTGAKV
- the PPH3 gene encoding phosphoprotein phosphatase PP4 catalytic subunit PPH3 (Catalytic subunit of protein phosphatase PP4 complex~similar to YDR075W) gives rise to the protein MMDLDKIIASLRDGKHIPEETVFRLCLNSQELLMNEGNVTQVDTPVTICGDIHGQLHDLLTLFEKSGGVEKTRYIFLGDFVDRGFYSLESFLLLLCYKLRYPDRITLIRGNHETRQITKVYGFYDEVVRKYGNSNVWRYCCEVFDYLSLGAIINNSIFCVHGGLSPDMTTVDEIRTIDRKQEVPHEGAMCDLLWSDPEDVDTWSLSPRGAGFLFGKREVDQFLEKNNVQLIARAHQLVMEGYKEMFDGGLVTVWSAPNYCYRCGNVAAVLKIDDDLNREYTIFEAVQAQNEVGNAIIPTKKSQMDYFL
- the RAD55 gene encoding putative DNA-dependent ATPase RAD55 (Protein that stimulates strand exchange~similar to YDR076W), whose product is MSFGIPLSQLIVESPKPLSSGITGLDEILNLGFQARSIYEIFGPPGIGKTNFGIQLVCNSLENMQQSEMNEDKILWIETFQEMPINILRERFPEFEIVEENVKRVRILKFGQLLYFFQNLFKLSQSARYKLVIIDGFSQLLCDHLCTLSKRSGGMLDKTIHELKCRHLILIFTVMTKYTHSTGSTIILLNDCMNTAFQSNEFESLEEYYEILEDGSNFFVNSNNERRKNNVHILKSALVANIAMGSKDSTWEVFLRDRIGFFRDWNEQVDETIFVKSKRVKTPSSQNNEGCTTIKEMRINKRNFENLRVAIVFNLHGEDRKRGGGNLKRTRSSDDRNHIVKFDFDKATGQFRDINDQKPSAANIGSLPTLSTSSSSCSQLFDNVDSDDNLLPNLEGKEEIIYDSEG
- the SED1 gene encoding Sed1p (Major stress-induced structural GPI-cell wall glycoprotein~similar to YDR077W), encoding MKFSTVLLSAGLASTTLAQFSNSTSASSTDVTSSTSSGSVTITSSEAPESDNGTSTAAPTEAPTEAPTTAIPTNGTSTEAPTEAPTTALPTNGTSTEAPTEAPTTALPTNGTSTESPTVLPTTSLPPSNTTTTPPYNPSTDYTTDYTVVTEYTTYCPEPTTFTTNGKTYTVTEPTTLTITDCPCTIEKPTTTSTTEYTVVTEYTTYCPEPTTFTTNGKTYTVTEPTTLTITDCPCTIEKSEAPESSAPVTESKGTTTKETGATTKHTTANPSLTVSTVVPVPSSASSHSVVINSNGANVVVPGALGLAGVAMLFL
- the SHU2 gene encoding Shu2p (Component of Shu complex (aka PCSS complex)~similar to YDR078C), giving the protein MSKDVIEYSKLFAKLVSTSDDTKLDDTIASFLYYMFPRELFIRAISLLESSDMFIYILNRVHKKEGNEHSSLIDVLIDEFYTGSSNSSLEYRLIVKDTNDGAPPILVDIAHWFCSCEEYCKYFHGALEKTDEKEELHNVLINEIDDHLQFSDDRFAQLDPHSLSKQWYFKFDKICCSHLLAFSILLRSSINVLKFFTVNSNKVFVISIDNIDEWLNLHINIVE
- the PET100 gene encoding Pet100p (Chaperone that facilitates the assembly of cytochrome c oxidase~similar to YDR079W), coding for MGLFNFKFKYTRAQLEIFRFSFCLLAPVAVMYYIGTDTDKKLNVPGFWPDPATLNQIPKEPYEIKAELARMKKERLEKRLRLEKKIQEEFGLDLEEEKEKIKRDLALKKG